In the Salvia miltiorrhiza cultivar Shanhuang (shh) chromosome 8, IMPLAD_Smil_shh, whole genome shotgun sequence genome, acacatatatacatattcCTTTTGCCAACTCATTTGATGCAATTGTGTGAAATGCTCACCACTAATCTACTTGgacatttttaattattggatCATGTTTGTTTTTTCTTAAATTGTTGGCTTAATTATCACGCGTAGTACTTGGAGTACTATTTATGCACCATATAAGGAATAAAGTTTTTCAACTTGAAAAGCAAAAAGATTAGattcgttttacctttgggcaTTACACCTACTTTCCGGAATGTATATTGGCCAGTTTCTATATTTGATTTTACAAAGATTTTGCAACTCTCCTCTTAAAGAAATGTGAACTTTTTGTGGAATGAAGATTCCACCGTTGAACTTGGCCATTTTTTAGGCATGTTTCATTTTCATTCTGCTTTTATTACAAGGTGCTATGAATTAGGATGTTAGAAAAGGGAAAGTAAGAAAATAATATTGGAATACATTCCTCAAAATTAAGTAATGAAATTGTTCCCCTCCACCAGCACCAGTTGTTGAAGATATACTTGAAAACAAAGTCCATCCATTTGAAAGTGTGGTATTTGAGGGATGGGATGGGATTTATTGTGTTAGAAAGTAATGGGAATTGAAAAGAAAAGGGGTGGGTGGGTCCCAATGTTGGTGAATGGAATAGGCTATATAATGATAGTAGTTGTTCCATTTGAAAACAAGCAGAATCCTAGGGTAATAAATGGCTTCAAGAAGAATTCTCAAGGAGCTGAGAGAGTTGCAGAAGGACCCTCCAACATCATGTAGTGCAGGTAAGGTATGAAGAAAAGTTGGTATTAATTATGGGTGTGATTTGTTAAATGGAAATGAATGACAGGTCCAGTGGGTCAAGACATGTTTCATTGGCAAGCAACAATAATAGGACCAAATGAAAGCCCCTATGCTGCTGGTGTTTTCCAAGTTACCATCCATTTCCCTCCTGATTATCCTTTCAAACCTCCCAAGGTaacttatcatcatcatcattcaattctcttttttattaaatactaTTATGGAAATGAATGATTCAATACAGGTAGCGTTCAGGACAAAAGTATTTCACCCAAACATAAACAACAATGGGAATATATGTTTAGATATCCTGAAAGATCAGTGGAGTCCAGCTCTCACCATTTCTAAGGTATTTAATATTGGAATCTTGGTtagagtttatttatttataaaaatatggaTGCGATGCGATGCAGGTACTTCTTTCAATATGTTCATTGCTAACAGATCCGAATCCAGATGACCCATTGGTTCCTGAGATAGCTCATATGTATAAAGCTGATAGATCCAAATACGACTCTATGGCTCGTACCTGGACCCACAAATACGCCATGTGCTGACTTCAAATATTATCAGACCAACCAACCACTTTGTTGTCGTTtacaatttctttttatatCTACCTACTCAATTATATCTCAATGCATTTCTACTCTTCATTCATCTACTCTGTGGAATATGcaaagatttatttaattacgacTCTTAATTAAATGAGGAGATATAGTTAAATACTTCATCTCAATTTGGACGGTAAATGAGTCCAGTTATTCAGATTTTGAGCTTATTTAGTGAAGTTCATTAACTAAAATGGAGTCGAGTTTGAGTATATACCACTTGGCTAGTTAGCTCTTCAACATATTCTTTTAGTCAAATAGcttgaaaatacaaaattgtTAACTTGGTATAACTTATTCTTTTATACTTTAattagtaataaataaaatagattagACTATCTACATCAGAGTTTTCAGCCCGAAAATGTAAGTGTAGGCCATAATTGCAACTTGCATTCAAATATCAAGCTATTTTTACAATATTTCAAAAGTCATACTACAAATTTTGGAACTCGAGTCAAGGGTGGTCAGACCATAAACTATAAATTAACTAATAAATATCTAATTGGGTTGATTTATTATTGataaaatgatgaatttaagtatttatttatgtttttaaaagtAAAATCTAAATTTAGTAAGCTCGTTTAAATTCGATTAAGATTGTGACCTCAAAATGTTAATTATATAAAACTTGAGCACGACTTGATAATAAAATAGCAGAGCTTGAATTTATTACTAATGGACTCGGTTAGACCGTTAATCTCAGTCAAAATCATAGCTTGTATTTATTCATATAAACAAATGTAGCGTATATAATATGATTGTACTATCGCGAAAAACAGAAAGAAAGCACTACTTTGCTGCTTAATAAATCACATAACAAGCATAAATGATCAAACGCAGATTAGAAAAAGAAATCATGTAAAATTTATAACATATTAACAATTATGAAAGAGATCAATTGAGAACCCTGCATTTTGATTTTtcccaaattttaaattaattatacgAGAATCTCGCATAACTGCACTCAAATACCTTATTCATGCAATTACTTAACTGTCAAATGTATTCATGTGCATACAAATTTCTACCTTATCACAAATTTCAAACCATATTCATGCGAGAATCTTATATACTTGTTTGTTCATACAACTACTTAACTTATGCAAGTAGAATATATTCATGTACAAGCGCAAATGACTATCTTATTCAAAGACGAGGTATTGCAAATTacgttgattttttttttcagggaTTAATGATATCTGTGCAATCGAATCAAACTAGTGATTAGATTTGATTCTTAGTTTCTACATGAAAACAAAATCACACTAAAACTTTTGTGAATACGAGCGCATGTCACGGAGTCTCACTgcattaattcaatttatttgaGCACATATCAAATAAGAGCAGTGTGAATATTGATTGAGAAGCAGATTTAACTTTGTAATACAAAC is a window encoding:
- the LOC131001692 gene encoding ubiquitin-conjugating enzyme E2 5A-like isoform X2, whose protein sequence is MASRRILKELRELQKDPPTSCSAGPVGQDMFHWQATIIGPNESPYAAGVFQVTIHFPPDYPFKPPKVAFRTKVFHPNINNNGNICLDILKDQWSPALTISKIRIQMTHWFLR
- the LOC131001692 gene encoding ubiquitin-conjugating enzyme E2 10-like isoform X1, translating into MASRRILKELRELQKDPPTSCSAGPVGQDMFHWQATIIGPNESPYAAGVFQVTIHFPPDYPFKPPKVAFRTKVFHPNINNNGNICLDILKDQWSPALTISKVLLSICSLLTDPNPDDPLVPEIAHMYKADRSKYDSMARTWTHKYAMC